ATTGATACCCAGTTCCAGTAATGCTGCTGCAATACGATGTACTGACGGAGATGTGGTGGGAATACGAAAACGGTCGGTATCCGTGAGGATGCCTGTATAGATACAAGTGGCAATATCTTTTGTAATCAGTTGCTTATCGTTGAAGCTGCAGATAAAATCAAACAGCAACTCCGCGGTTGAACAGGCCGCGGTATCCCAAAACATATAACTGGCAAATTCATCCGGTTCCAGGTGATGGTCAATGAGCACCTTCGCGGCGGCAGACACTTCAATCAGTTTGCCCAGCTCTTCAAGCCGGTAGAGTTTATTAAAGTCAAGGCAAAAAATAACCTCAGCCGATTCAACGAGCTGTTTTGAGCGGAGCGGTTCCTTTTCATAGATCACCACCTCTTTATTGCCCGGTAGCCAGCTGAGAAAATCAGGATACTCTGTTGGCGAGATAACGGTGGGTGAATGCCCTTTTAACAGTAGATAATGATACAAAGCCAGCGATGATCCCATGGCATCTCCGTCCGGGCGCTGGTGTGTGGTGATGATAATCTTACGTGGAACTGAAAGCAGTAGATTCAGTTCATCAGGCTGGTTCATTCAAAAAAAGCTGCGCGAAGGTCAGTAAAATTTATTTGCTGCCAAAATATTACTGTTAACGCCGGAAGTTTACTTTTGCCGCCAATCTATCAGAAAAAACCAATCACAAATGAAAGGCAACAGAACCCTGACCATCATAAAACCTGATGCGGTACAAAACGGCAATGCTGGCAACATCATCCAGAAAATTACGGATGCCGGATTTAAGATTGTGGCTATGAAATATACCCATCTTACCGCTGCACAGGCCGGCAAATTTTATGAGGTACACAGTGCAAGGCCATTTTACAACGACCTGGTGACATTCATGACTTCCGGACCCGTGATTCCGATGATTCTTGAGAAGGAAAATGCCGTGGAAGACTTCAGAACACTGATTGGCGCTACCAATCCTGCCAACGCAGCAGAAGGAACCATCCGTAAAGCCTATGCTGAATCTGTTGAACGCAATGCTGTTCACGGCTCCGATTCTGATGAGAATGCGGCTACGGAAGGCAGCTTTTTCTTTTCAGCACTTGAGCGGTTCTGAGTGAATCATTACCATGTTATAAGTCAGGCTGAATAATGAAAGTTGGGCATGAACTTAAGAATATAGCTACAGCATAACCGCTGCTTGCTGAC
The DNA window shown above is from Chitinophagales bacterium and carries:
- a CDS encoding nucleoside-diphosphate kinase; translation: MKGNRTLTIIKPDAVQNGNAGNIIQKITDAGFKIVAMKYTHLTAAQAGKFYEVHSARPFYNDLVTFMTSGPVIPMILEKENAVEDFRTLIGATNPANAAEGTIRKAYAESVERNAVHGSDSDENAATEGSFFFSALERF
- a CDS encoding DHH family phosphoesterase; protein product: MNQPDELNLLLSVPRKIIITTHQRPDGDAMGSSLALYHYLLLKGHSPTVISPTEYPDFLSWLPGNKEVVIYEKEPLRSKQLVESAEVIFCLDFNKLYRLEELGKLIEVSAAAKVLIDHHLEPDEFASYMFWDTAACSTAELLFDFICSFNDKQLITKDIATCIYTGILTDTDRFRIPTTSPSVHRIAAALLELGINHTKIYEEVYETFTENRLRFFGYCIREKLEIIKELKTGIICLETADLKKFHIQSGDTEGVVNYPLWIKGIRLSALIIQRPDEVKLSFRSKGTFDVNDLAHINFSGGGHKNAAGGRSAFTVAETREKLISILAPLKNQLNRP